The genomic region AAGCGCGGTTCCGACTGCGCCCTCGACCAGCGTGCTACTGTTCACCAGCGCGCTTCGCGTACCAATGACCGTGGGCGCGACCGGCCCGACGACTCTCACCTGTTGTGCCGCGCTCAGGCCGCTGCTGAAGGTGATCTGAAAAACGAGGTCTTCGACCGCGTCGCCCGTGTTGTCGATCTTGAGCTGATAGAGAAGATTCGGATCGAACGACGCTCCCGTTCCCGCAATCGGTGAAGAGGTGGTCATGATCAGCGCGACCCGGTCAGCCGTCGCTCCCGGAAACGCGTAGACATCGTTGATGTCCATCGCCGGATTCAGCTCGACTTCGGGCGTGTCCTGGTGATCGGACGCGAGCAGCGCACCGATGCCCGCGACGCTGGCCACAACTCCTGCGGCAACGACGATCGGCATGTATCGGCCGCGTTTCAGAAAGGTGTTACTCATTGATTCTCCGCTTCGGCAAAAAAGGGTGGTGGAGTAGCGCTGCGACTGCATCTGGTCATCGCCGCGGCGCGCTCGCGGAGGTAACCGGCTTTGTCAGGGTCTTCTACGACGTCAATGCGATCCCGGATTTATCGGATTTATCGGACGCCGAGAATCTTGTGGGTCTGCACGCTGAGCCGCCAGCGGGGGTGCGCCATGCAGTAATCAATGGCGAGACCGGTATTCTCGGCGGTGTGCGGCCCGTCCATTGGCTGAAGAAAGAAGTGGTCGAAGGAAAGCGTCTCGAAGTTCTCGGGCGGCGCATCCGGTTGCGGGTATACCAGTTTGAGCTCGTTACCCGCGCGCTGGACCAGAGGCGCGCCGGCCTTGGGGCTGACGCAGATCCAGTCTATGGTATGCGGAGCACGACGCGTTCCATTCGTCTCGATTGCGACCTTGAAGCCGCGTGACTGCATTGTCTCGATAAGCGGCTCGTCGAGCTGAAGGAGAGGCTCGCCCCCGGTGCAGACTACGAGCCGCTCCGAGTCGTCGTCGCCCCGCCATGCTCGAGCTACTGCATCGGCCAGCTCATCGGGCTTCTCGAAGCGGCCGCCGTCAGGTCCAATGCCCACGAAATCCGTGTCGCAGAATCTGCAAACGGCGCGCGATCGGTCTTCCTCGCGGCCACTCCACAGATTGCATCCTGAGAAACGGCAGAACACGGCGGCGCGTCCCGCGTTTGCGCCCTCTCCCTGCAGAGTGTAGAAGATCTCTTTGACGGTGTAGGTCAATGCGTCGCGCCCGCCGCATAAGTGGCAGGGTCGTTCGCGCCCGCCTCGCTGAAGCCGCGCAGGCGGAGCTGGCACGCATCGCATCGCCCGCACGCCTCGCCGTCCGCGCCCGGATCGTAACAGCTGATGGTGATCGAGTAGTCGACGCCGAGCTTGAAGCCGAGCTCGATGATCTCGCGCTTGGACATCCCGATGAGCGGAGTACGGATTCGAATCGCCGGCTCGCCTTTGGCTTCGACGCCGGCACGAGTGGCAAGATTCGCCATCCGCTCGAAGGCCTCGATGAACTCGAGACGGCAGTCGGGATATCCGCTGTAGTCGAGGGCGTTCACGCCGATGAATATCTCGCGCGCGCCTCCGACTTCGGCAAAGGCAAGCGCGTAGGATAGGAAGATTGTGTTTCGAGCGGGTACGTAAGTGCTGGGAATCTCGTCGTCGTCGTACTTGAGCTCGCGATCCTTTGGTACAGGAATGTCCGCGGTCAGTGCGGAGCCGCCGAAGACACGCAGGTCGATCTTAGCGATGGCATGCTGGACGACGCGGTATCTGCGGGCGACGTTCGCCGCTGCGGACAGCTCCGCTGAATGGCGCTGGCCGTACTCAAAGCTCAGCGCATGAACGGCGTAACCTTCGCTTGTCGCCAGGGCGAGTACCGTGGTCGAATCGAGGCCGCCACTCAGCAACAAAACCGCTCGCTTGCGCTCCATGCCTTAAGATAAGCGCCCGGGGGTCGCGCTACGCAGCGGCCGTCTTTAGCTCCCCGACGAGTCCCCGAAGCTCTCGGCTTCCCTGCAACAGCTGGCTCGACGCACTTGTCATTTCCTCACAGGCCGCGCTCTGCTCTTCCGTTGATGCACTCACCTGCATCGCGGCGGTCGCCTGACCCTCAGCGGTGCGAGTAACCAGACCGAGATTCGTAACTGCATCCTCAACAGCGCGCATGTTGTGATCGGCCAGCGCCGTCACCGCCGCTGCGGCTTCGCGCGTTCTCTCGGCCGCGGCGACGATCGTCGTCAGCGCACTGTCGAGCTCGCGTCCCACGCGCTCGATCTCGAACACCGATGCGGCACTGTTCTCCATCGCCCGCGAGGTCGTCGTGACACGAGTTGTCACTGCCTCCGTCAACCTTACCACGTCATCGGCTGCGGCCTGCGTCTGCTCGGCCAGCTTGCCAACCTCCGTCGCAACTACCGCGAACCCTCGACCTGCCGGGCCTGCCCGCGCCGCTTCTATAGAAGCGTTGAGCGCGAGGAGATTGGTCTGCTCGGCGATGCGGCTCACGGAAACCACGAAATCGTTGATCTCACCCGCGGTTACCGTGAGGCCACTCACCTCGGCTGCCGCCTGCTGAACGCTGTCTCGAACCTCCAGCAGAATCGCCAGCGCGCGACCCATCTCTCCACGCTTTGCCTCGGCCTCAGATTCAATCGCTCCGGCCAGTGCATGTACTTCCTCTGCACCTCCGACCATTTCCCCGGCGCGGCTGCGGATCCCGTCGAGCGCGTTGTTGACCGTCCGTATCTGAAAGACCTGACTCTCTGCACCGTGAGACACGTCGCCCACCGCATTGGCAATCTGTCCCGCTGAATTGGAGATCTGGCGCGATGCGGTGGCAAGCTCGCCTGCAGAGCGAGCGACGTCGTCAGCGGTGGACACTGCACCGAGGACAACGCGCGCGAGCGACTCGCTGGCGTGATTCATCGCCTCCCCGAGCGTGCGAAACTCTGTCGGCAATCCCGCGGTGCGGGTGCGCACCTGAAGGTTTCCGCGACTCAGCTGCATCGCGTGCTTGAGAAGCATGCGGAGCGGCTTCCCGATTGCGTCCGAGGTTCGCAGCACGATTGCGATGGCGAGTATCAGTGCGCCGGCGATGACTGTGACCAGCATCGCCGACCGGCGGATCGCGTTGTTGCGAAGCGAATCGGCCGCGCGCGCGAACGCGAGATTGTTCGCGTTGTCGACTCTCTGAAGCTCCGTGAGCAGCTGACCAACCAGCCCCGCCGCAACCTGCGCTTGCGCAGCGGCTTCATCCGGCCGGCCAAGGTCGCTCAGACGGTGCGCGAGGGTGTAGGCGTTCTCGACCTCCGAGAGCTTCGCATCGACCATGACGGTGTTCGTGACCTCATCCGCAAGCTCGCTCCTGCGCGAGGTGAAGCTCCGGTGCATACGGTGTGCTTCCCACCCGAGGCGACGGAAATCAGCTGCTGACTTCTGACTGTAATCTCCGAGATACGACGTAGCAGCCTGTACCTCCTGCGTAATGGTGTGCGAGAAGCTGGCCGACTGCCTCGTGAGATCGTTCGCATGAGCGAACCGCTCACTGACCTCGCGTGAGATTCCGGAGATTGTCGCCCACCCGAAGACCCCGGCTGCGACGAGCAGCAGCACCAGAACCGCGAACCCGAGAGCGAGTGTCCGTCCGATGGAATTCGTGGGAAGCGCTGGCAACCTCATCATTGCGCGCTTCCCGTGCGGAGTGCCCCGTGACTGATACGCGCAACGCGGAAGCCCATGCCGAGTGGGTCTCCGCCGGGGCTGAAGTACGCGGGACCGGTGACGCCCTCGAATGGATGCTCCGCGTCGAGAGACGCGAGATAATCGCGAATTCCCGCGCGGTCGCTCCCCCTCTTTGCAATGGCGCGAGCGACGAGCATCGTCGCGTCATAGCTCAATGCGGCAAACGCATCGGGCACGACTCCGAACCTCTTTCGGAACTCCTGAACGAAGCGCTTCACTTCCGGGGCTGGATCGTCCGCGTTGAAAGAGCTGCCGACGTATGCTCCCTCCGATGCTGCGGAGTCGGACACGATGCTCTGCCAGCCGTCACCACCGAGGAAAACAGCTTCAAGCTGCTGGCGCTTTGACTCGCGCAGAATCGCGAGTGCCGCCTGGTCGCGACTTGCAACGAAGACAATTCCCGGTCGGCGCGACTTGAGGTAGCTGACGAACGGCTCAGCCTCGGTGAGACTCGCGTCTATGGGGTCGAAGCTGATCACAGTGCCGCGGAAGTTGCGACGGAACGCATCGGCCAGACCGCGCCCGTAAGAGTCGTTTTCGTAGAGAACGGCGGCCTGCTTCATGTGAGGATCGTTGCCGGCGATCTGCGACGCGAACTGGCCGAGCGTCGCGCCGTTCAGAGAGTCACTCGAGATCACGCGAAAAACCCACGGGGAAACGCCGGTGAGGTCAGGCGATGAAGCGCTGGTCGCCACCGCGGTGAGTGCACCGTGATACACACGCGCCGCAGCCATCATCGCACCGGAGTTCACGTGTCCGATCACAGCAAGCACCTCGGAGTCGCGCACGAATTCCTGCGCTATTGCCGCCGCACGCGTGCCGTCGGCCTCATCATCCCTGGCGACGAGGCGAAGGCGCGTCCCGCTAATGCCGCCTGCGCGGTTGATCTGCTCGACGGCGAGGTCGATTCCCCGCCGCGACATCACGCCGTAGCTCTCCTTCCAGGGTCCGGCCGCGCCAACGGTGTATGTCCCGCTCGTTCGCTCGCACGCGGCGAGCAGAAAGAGGGGGAGCGCAAATCGCGTGTATTTCAATCGTTTTCT from Gemmatimonadaceae bacterium harbors:
- a CDS encoding ABC transporter substrate-binding protein, with translation MKYTRFALPLFLLAACERTSGTYTVGAAGPWKESYGVMSRRGIDLAVEQINRAGGISGTRLRLVARDDEADGTRAAAIAQEFVRDSEVLAVIGHVNSGAMMAAARVYHGALTAVATSASSPDLTGVSPWVFRVISSDSLNGATLGQFASQIAGNDPHMKQAAVLYENDSYGRGLADAFRRNFRGTVISFDPIDASLTEAEPFVSYLKSRRPGIVFVASRDQAALAILRESKRQQLEAVFLGGDGWQSIVSDSAASEGAYVGSSFNADDPAPEVKRFVQEFRKRFGVVPDAFAALSYDATMLVARAIAKRGSDRAGIRDYLASLDAEHPFEGVTGPAYFSPGGDPLGMGFRVARISHGALRTGSAQ
- a CDS encoding DUF4331 family protein, yielding MSNTFLKRGRYMPIVVAAGVVASVAGIGALLASDHQDTPEVELNPAMDINDVYAFPGATADRVALIMTTSSPIAGTGASFDPNLLYQLKIDNTGDAVEDLVFQITFSSGLSAAQQVRVVGPVAPTVIGTRSALVNSSTLVEGAVGTALGTSTGVQVFAGLRADPFFIDLEQFFKILPDRRPATGPLSGPATPTATSFRSPGVDLLRPFNTLAIVIEVPKTQLVSSTTADAKFGVWATTSR
- a CDS encoding methyl-accepting chemotaxis protein produces the protein MMRLPALPTNSIGRTLALGFAVLVLLLVAAGVFGWATISGISREVSERFAHANDLTRQSASFSHTITQEVQAATSYLGDYSQKSAADFRRLGWEAHRMHRSFTSRRSELADEVTNTVMVDAKLSEVENAYTLAHRLSDLGRPDEAAAQAQVAAGLVGQLLTELQRVDNANNLAFARAADSLRNNAIRRSAMLVTVIAGALILAIAIVLRTSDAIGKPLRMLLKHAMQLSRGNLQVRTRTAGLPTEFRTLGEAMNHASESLARVVLGAVSTADDVARSAGELATASRQISNSAGQIANAVGDVSHGAESQVFQIRTVNNALDGIRSRAGEMVGGAEEVHALAGAIESEAEAKRGEMGRALAILLEVRDSVQQAAAEVSGLTVTAGEINDFVVSVSRIAEQTNLLALNASIEAARAGPAGRGFAVVATEVGKLAEQTQAAADDVVRLTEAVTTRVTTTSRAMENSAASVFEIERVGRELDSALTTIVAAAERTREAAAAVTALADHNMRAVEDAVTNLGLVTRTAEGQATAAMQVSASTEEQSAACEEMTSASSQLLQGSRELRGLVGELKTAAA
- the queC gene encoding 7-cyano-7-deazaguanine synthase QueC — protein: MERKRAVLLLSGGLDSTTVLALATSEGYAVHALSFEYGQRHSAELSAAANVARRYRVVQHAIAKIDLRVFGGSALTADIPVPKDRELKYDDDEIPSTYVPARNTIFLSYALAFAEVGGAREIFIGVNALDYSGYPDCRLEFIEAFERMANLATRAGVEAKGEPAIRIRTPLIGMSKREIIELGFKLGVDYSITISCYDPGADGEACGRCDACQLRLRGFSEAGANDPATYAAGATH
- the queE gene encoding 7-carboxy-7-deazaguanine synthase, giving the protein MTYTVKEIFYTLQGEGANAGRAAVFCRFSGCNLWSGREEDRSRAVCRFCDTDFVGIGPDGGRFEKPDELADAVARAWRGDDDSERLVVCTGGEPLLQLDEPLIETMQSRGFKVAIETNGTRRAPHTIDWICVSPKAGAPLVQRAGNELKLVYPQPDAPPENFETLSFDHFFLQPMDGPHTAENTGLAIDYCMAHPRWRLSVQTHKILGVR